One part of the Solea solea chromosome 1, fSolSol10.1, whole genome shotgun sequence genome encodes these proteins:
- the LOC131469086 gene encoding cytochrome b-c1 complex subunit 6, mitochondrial-like — protein MVFERKMITSGDPDDEEEDAPEEEEEEEEEEEEEEEMVDPLDTIRAKCEESEHCVHYKERLEACEARVNSRSHTEETCTEELFDFLHARDHCVSHKLFHKVK, from the exons ATGGTGTTCGAGAGGAAGATGATCACTTCCGGAGACCCCGATGACGAG GAGGAAGATGctccggaggaggaggaagaagaggaggaggaggaggaggaggaggaagaaatggTG GACCCTCTAGATACGATACGAGCCAAGTGTGAGGAGAGTGAACACTGTGTGCACTACAAGGAGCGCCTGGAGGCCTGTGAAGCACGGGTCAACTCCAGGTCCCACACAGAGGAGACCTGCACAGAAGAGCTGTTCGACTTCTTGCATGCACGGGACCATTGT GTGTCGCACAAGCTGTTCCACAAAGTGAAGTga